A genomic window from Cupriavidus metallidurans CH34 includes:
- a CDS encoding MFS transporter — MATPNLPSSKPEPVSSGAWTTLWSSTFAFTICFAVWMLFAVLGIPLKKELGLNDTEFGLLAATPVLSGSLIRVPLGIWTDRYGGRIVFFVLMLLTVIPIWLISYAHTLWQLLVLGLFVGLAGGSFSVGTPYVARWFPRSRQGLAMGIFGAGNSGAALTKFVAPALILAAGTWEIVPRVYSVAMLITAIVFWLFSRSNPAHRVSSATSWRAQLAVMRDPRVWRYSQYYSVVFGGYVGLSLWMTKYYIGEYGFDMKTAAFLAACFSLPGGVLRAIGGWISDRYGAHRTTWWVMWVSWVTFFLLSYPRSDFTIHTANGPESFHIALSPTVFTILMFVVGIAFAVGKASVFKFISNDFTHNIGAVSGVVGLAGGLGGFILPILFGALADLTGIRTSCFMLMYGAVCVSLVWMHYSQRAANARPTPETLQAA, encoded by the coding sequence ATGGCCACCCCAAACCTCCCCTCCAGCAAGCCAGAACCCGTCTCTTCCGGTGCTTGGACGACGCTCTGGTCCAGCACCTTTGCCTTCACGATCTGTTTCGCCGTCTGGATGCTGTTTGCCGTGCTCGGCATTCCGCTCAAGAAGGAACTCGGCCTGAATGACACCGAGTTCGGCCTGCTGGCAGCCACGCCGGTGCTGAGCGGCTCCCTGATCCGCGTGCCGCTCGGCATCTGGACGGACCGTTACGGCGGCCGCATCGTGTTCTTTGTGCTGATGCTGCTGACGGTGATCCCCATCTGGCTGATCTCGTACGCGCATACGCTGTGGCAATTGCTGGTGCTCGGGCTGTTCGTCGGCCTGGCGGGCGGCTCGTTCTCGGTGGGCACGCCATACGTGGCCCGCTGGTTCCCGCGCTCGCGCCAGGGCCTGGCCATGGGCATCTTCGGTGCCGGCAACTCGGGCGCCGCCTTGACCAAGTTCGTCGCGCCCGCTCTGATCCTGGCCGCCGGCACCTGGGAAATCGTGCCGAGGGTGTACTCGGTGGCGATGCTGATCACCGCCATCGTGTTCTGGCTGTTCTCGCGCAGCAATCCCGCGCACCGCGTTTCGTCGGCCACCAGCTGGCGTGCGCAACTTGCCGTCATGCGTGATCCGCGTGTCTGGCGCTATTCGCAGTACTACTCGGTCGTGTTCGGCGGCTACGTTGGCCTCTCGCTGTGGATGACCAAGTACTACATCGGTGAGTACGGCTTCGACATGAAGACGGCCGCGTTCCTCGCTGCCTGCTTCTCGCTGCCGGGTGGCGTGCTCCGGGCGATCGGCGGCTGGATCTCGGACCGCTACGGCGCGCACCGCACCACGTGGTGGGTCATGTGGGTCAGCTGGGTCACGTTCTTCCTGCTCAGCTACCCGAGGAGCGACTTCACGATCCACACCGCCAACGGCCCGGAGAGCTTCCATATCGCGCTCTCGCCAACGGTGTTCACCATCCTGATGTTCGTGGTCGGTATCGCGTTCGCGGTCGGCAAGGCCTCGGTCTTCAAATTCATCTCGAACGATTTCACACACAACATCGGCGCGGTCTCCGGCGTGGTCGGTCTGGCCGGCGGCCTCGGTGGATTCATCCTCCCGATCCTGTTCGGCGCACTGGCTGACCTGACCGGCATCCGCACCAGCTGTTTCATGCTGATGTACGGCGCGGTCTGCGTGAGTCTGGTGTGGATGCACTACAGCCAGCGCGCGGCAAACGCCAGGCCGACGCCCGAAACCCTGCAAGCCGCCTGA
- a CDS encoding NarK family nitrate/nitrite MFS transporter translates to MSSSILTRWEPENVAFWRDQGERIAYRNLWISIPALMLAFVIWMLWSVVAVNLDRAGFQFTKNQLFWLTALPALSGATLRIFYSFLVPIFGGRRFTAISTALLLIPAVGMGFALRDPSTSYPTLLILALLCGLGGANFSSSMANISFFFPKEKKGLATGLNAGIGNLGVSVVQFVTPLVVSVAVFGALGGEPQTYKAADATQQLWLQNAGFIWVPFIIVASLAAWFGMHDIADARASFAEQAVIFTRKHNWLMCWLYIGTFGSFIGFSAGLALLTKSQFPGVNPTAYAFLGPLVGALTRPVGGWISDRLGGARVTLWTFIGMILAVFAVLAALPADGGAGSFPAFLGAFIVLFALTGIGNGSTFRMIPVIFLTERQRAAGKDAASQRQAVQDAGKESAAVLGFSGAIGAYGGFFIPKSFGTSLDLTGSPLAALYCFIVFYVTCVLVTWWFYARRNAAMPC, encoded by the coding sequence ATGTCAAGTTCCATACTGACCCGCTGGGAGCCCGAGAACGTGGCCTTCTGGCGCGACCAGGGCGAGCGAATCGCCTATCGCAACCTCTGGATTTCGATCCCCGCGCTGATGCTGGCGTTCGTGATCTGGATGCTCTGGAGCGTGGTGGCGGTCAACCTCGACCGCGCCGGCTTTCAGTTCACCAAGAACCAGCTCTTCTGGCTGACCGCGCTGCCCGCGCTGTCCGGTGCCACACTGCGTATCTTCTACTCGTTCCTGGTGCCGATCTTTGGCGGCCGCCGCTTCACGGCCATCTCCACGGCGCTGCTGCTGATTCCGGCGGTGGGCATGGGCTTCGCGCTACGCGACCCGTCGACCAGCTACCCCACGCTGCTGATCTTGGCGCTGCTGTGCGGCCTGGGCGGCGCGAACTTCAGTTCGTCGATGGCCAACATCAGCTTCTTCTTCCCGAAAGAAAAGAAGGGCCTGGCCACTGGCCTGAACGCCGGTATCGGCAACCTGGGCGTCTCCGTGGTGCAGTTCGTCACGCCACTGGTGGTTTCGGTGGCCGTGTTCGGCGCGCTCGGCGGTGAACCGCAGACCTACAAGGCGGCCGACGCCACGCAACAACTCTGGCTGCAGAACGCCGGTTTCATCTGGGTGCCGTTTATCATCGTCGCCTCGCTGGCGGCATGGTTCGGCATGCACGACATCGCCGACGCGCGCGCATCGTTCGCCGAACAGGCCGTGATCTTCACACGCAAGCACAACTGGCTGATGTGCTGGCTCTATATCGGCACGTTCGGCTCGTTCATCGGCTTCTCGGCCGGCCTGGCGCTGCTGACCAAGTCGCAGTTCCCCGGCGTCAACCCGACGGCCTACGCCTTCCTCGGACCGCTCGTTGGCGCACTGACCCGCCCGGTTGGTGGCTGGATCTCGGACAGACTCGGCGGTGCCCGCGTCACGCTCTGGACCTTCATCGGCATGATCCTCGCGGTCTTCGCCGTGCTGGCCGCCCTGCCCGCCGATGGCGGCGCGGGCAGCTTCCCCGCCTTCCTCGGCGCCTTCATCGTGCTGTTCGCCCTGACCGGCATCGGCAACGGCTCGACGTTCCGCATGATCCCCGTGATCTTCCTGACAGAGCGCCAGCGCGCGGCCGGCAAGGACGCCGCCTCGCAGCGGCAGGCCGTGCAGGACGCCGGCAAGGAATCGGCCGCCGTGCTCGGCTTCTCGGGTGCGATCGGCGCCTACGGCGGCTTCTTCATCCCCAAGAGCTTCGGCACCTCGCTGGACCTGACTGGTTCGCCCCTCGCCGCGCTCTACTGCTTCATCGTCTTCTACGTGACCTGTGTGCTCGTGACGTGGTGGTTCTACGCCCGCCGCAACGCCGCAATGCCGTGCTGA
- a CDS encoding nitrate reductase subunit alpha, with the protein MSHFLDRLKFLSRVKSTYSDGHGAVVNEDRKWENTYRSRWQHDKIVRSTHGVNCTGSCSWKVYVKNGLITWETQQTDYPRTRPDLPNHEPRGCPRGASYSWYVYSAQRVKYPMIRGRLMEMWREARKTMDPISAWESISQNPEKARRYKSVRGQGGFVRADWQTATEIIAAANAYTIKQYGPDRVIGFSPIPAMSMVSYAAGARYLSLIGGACLSFYDWYCDLPPASPQIWGEQTDVPESADWYNSTYLMVWGSNVPQTRTPDAHFYTEVRYKGTKTVAVSSDFGEMVKFGDIWLAPKQGTDAALAMAMGHVVLKEFHATGKSAYFRDYVKQYTDMPLLVLLREQDGTLVPDHFLRASHLDGNLDQANHPEWKTLAIDDATGEIVAPNGSIGFRWGEAAHDNGAKVGRWNLEMKDGGSGREIDQRLSLIGHEDEVVEVGFPYFGGEHDALLKRRVPTRRLTLADGTTVHVATVYDLQMANYGVDQGLGGPNVATSYDDDVPYTPAWQEKHTSVPRNLVIQVAREFADNADRTQGKSMVIVGAALNHWYHNDMIYRGIINLLMMCGCIGKSGGGWAHYVGQEKLRPQFGWAPLAFGLDWSRPPRHMNGTSFFYNHTSQWRHEKLGVDEILAPTADRARYDKLSLLDLNAKSERMGWLPSAPQLGRNPLDVVAEARAAGKDPIADTVEQLKSGKLQFACDDPDNPANFPRNMFVWRSNILGSSGKGHEYFLKYLLGTQNAVFGDENDAIKPSEVTVRPAAEGKLDLLTVLDFRMSTTCLYGDIVLPTATWYEKDDLNTSDMHPFIHPLSEAVQPLWESKTDWEIYKAIAKTFSEIAGPYLGTREDLVCTPLLHDTPGELGQPFEPKDWKHGECDLIPGKTAPSMTVVERNYHDIYKKFTSIGPLLDKLGNGGKGINWNTEHEVHEIGHLSKTVTEPGVSQGRPRLETAIDAAEMILTFAPETNGHVAVKAWDALSKITGRDHTHLAVGREHDKIRFRDVQAQPRKIISAPTWSGLESEEVSYNAGYTNVHELIPWRTLTGRQQFYQDHRWMLDFGEGACVYKPAIDTKTISPMLGKKPNGNPELVLNWITPHQKWGIHSTYSDNLRMLTLSRGGPHVWISEVEAKANGIRDNDWVEVFNVNGTLTARVVVSQRVPQGMCLMYHAQEKIVNVPGAETSGMRGGIHNSVTRAVTKPTHMIGGYAQLAYGFNYYGTVGSNRDEFVILRKMNKVDWLDQPLREERTPANEAEKIEGAR; encoded by the coding sequence ATGAGTCACTTTCTCGATCGACTGAAGTTCCTGTCGCGCGTGAAGTCCACCTACTCGGACGGACACGGCGCTGTGGTCAACGAGGACCGCAAGTGGGAGAACACGTACCGCAGCCGCTGGCAGCACGACAAGATCGTGCGCTCGACGCACGGCGTCAACTGCACCGGCTCCTGCTCGTGGAAGGTCTACGTCAAGAACGGCCTGATTACCTGGGAAACCCAGCAGACCGACTATCCGCGCACGCGCCCCGATCTGCCCAACCATGAACCGCGCGGCTGCCCGCGTGGCGCGTCGTACAGCTGGTACGTCTACTCCGCGCAGCGGGTGAAGTACCCCATGATTCGCGGCCGCCTGATGGAAATGTGGCGCGAGGCCCGCAAGACGATGGATCCGATTTCCGCCTGGGAATCGATCAGCCAGAACCCGGAGAAGGCCCGCCGCTACAAGAGCGTGCGCGGCCAGGGCGGCTTCGTCCGCGCGGACTGGCAGACTGCCACCGAGATCATCGCGGCGGCCAATGCCTACACGATCAAGCAGTACGGCCCCGACCGCGTGATCGGCTTCTCGCCGATTCCAGCCATGTCGATGGTGTCGTACGCCGCTGGCGCGCGCTACCTGAGCCTGATCGGCGGCGCCTGCCTGTCCTTCTACGACTGGTACTGCGATCTGCCGCCGGCCAGCCCGCAGATCTGGGGCGAGCAGACGGACGTGCCGGAATCGGCCGACTGGTACAACAGCACCTACCTGATGGTGTGGGGCTCGAACGTGCCGCAGACGCGCACGCCTGACGCCCACTTCTACACCGAGGTGCGGTACAAGGGCACCAAGACCGTGGCCGTGTCTTCGGACTTCGGCGAAATGGTCAAGTTTGGTGACATCTGGCTCGCGCCGAAGCAAGGTACCGATGCCGCCCTGGCAATGGCCATGGGCCACGTGGTGCTCAAGGAGTTCCACGCCACCGGCAAGTCGGCCTACTTCCGCGACTATGTGAAGCAGTACACCGACATGCCGCTGCTGGTGCTGCTGCGCGAGCAGGACGGCACGCTGGTGCCCGATCACTTCCTCCGCGCTTCGCATCTGGACGGCAATCTCGACCAGGCGAACCATCCCGAATGGAAAACGCTGGCCATTGACGACGCCACGGGCGAAATCGTCGCGCCGAATGGCTCGATCGGCTTCCGCTGGGGCGAAGCCGCCCACGACAACGGCGCGAAGGTCGGCCGCTGGAACCTCGAGATGAAGGATGGCGGCAGCGGCCGCGAGATCGACCAGCGTCTGTCACTGATCGGTCATGAGGATGAAGTGGTCGAAGTCGGCTTCCCGTACTTCGGCGGCGAGCACGATGCCCTGCTCAAGCGCCGCGTGCCCACGCGCCGCCTGACGCTGGCCGACGGCACCACGGTCCACGTGGCCACCGTCTATGACCTGCAGATGGCCAACTACGGCGTCGACCAGGGCCTTGGTGGCCCGAACGTCGCCACGTCGTACGACGACGATGTGCCCTACACCCCTGCCTGGCAGGAAAAGCACACGTCCGTGCCGCGTAACCTCGTCATCCAGGTCGCCCGCGAGTTCGCCGACAACGCCGACCGCACGCAGGGCAAGAGCATGGTCATCGTTGGCGCCGCGCTGAATCACTGGTACCACAACGACATGATTTACCGCGGCATCATCAACCTGTTGATGATGTGCGGCTGCATCGGCAAGAGCGGTGGCGGCTGGGCGCACTACGTCGGCCAGGAAAAGCTGCGGCCGCAGTTCGGCTGGGCGCCGCTGGCGTTCGGGCTGGACTGGTCGCGCCCGCCGCGCCATATGAACGGCACGTCGTTCTTCTACAACCACACCAGCCAGTGGCGTCACGAGAAGCTCGGTGTCGACGAAATCCTCGCGCCGACCGCCGACCGCGCGCGCTACGACAAGCTGTCGCTGCTCGACCTCAACGCCAAGTCCGAACGGATGGGCTGGTTACCATCCGCGCCGCAACTGGGCCGGAACCCGCTCGACGTGGTGGCCGAGGCCCGCGCCGCCGGCAAGGACCCGATCGCGGATACCGTGGAGCAACTAAAGTCCGGCAAGCTGCAGTTCGCCTGCGACGACCCCGACAATCCCGCCAACTTCCCGCGCAACATGTTCGTGTGGCGCTCGAACATTCTCGGCAGCTCCGGCAAGGGCCACGAGTACTTCCTCAAGTACCTGCTCGGCACGCAGAACGCCGTGTTCGGCGATGAGAACGATGCGATCAAGCCCAGCGAAGTCACGGTTCGGCCAGCCGCCGAAGGCAAGCTCGACCTGCTGACCGTGCTCGACTTCCGCATGAGCACCACCTGCCTCTACGGCGACATCGTGCTGCCGACGGCCACGTGGTACGAAAAGGACGATCTGAACACGTCCGACATGCACCCGTTCATCCACCCGCTCTCGGAAGCCGTGCAGCCGCTCTGGGAAAGCAAGACGGACTGGGAAATCTACAAGGCGATCGCGAAGACGTTCAGCGAGATTGCCGGCCCGTACCTTGGCACACGCGAGGACCTGGTCTGCACCCCGCTGCTGCACGACACCCCGGGTGAACTGGGCCAGCCGTTCGAGCCGAAGGACTGGAAGCACGGCGAGTGCGACCTGATCCCGGGCAAGACCGCGCCGTCGATGACCGTGGTGGAACGCAACTATCACGACATCTACAAGAAGTTCACGTCGATCGGCCCGCTGCTCGACAAGCTTGGCAACGGCGGCAAGGGCATCAACTGGAACACCGAGCACGAAGTGCACGAGATCGGCCACCTGAGCAAGACGGTGACCGAGCCTGGCGTCAGCCAGGGCCGTCCGCGCCTGGAAACCGCGATCGACGCCGCGGAGATGATCCTGACGTTCGCGCCCGAAACCAACGGCCACGTGGCCGTCAAGGCCTGGGACGCGCTGTCGAAGATCACCGGCCGCGACCACACGCATCTGGCCGTCGGCCGCGAGCACGACAAGATCCGCTTCCGCGACGTGCAGGCCCAGCCGCGCAAGATCATCTCGGCGCCGACGTGGTCAGGACTCGAGTCCGAGGAAGTCAGCTACAACGCCGGCTACACCAACGTGCACGAGCTGATTCCATGGCGCACGCTGACGGGCCGTCAGCAGTTCTACCAGGATCACCGCTGGATGCTCGACTTCGGCGAAGGCGCGTGCGTGTACAAACCGGCGATCGACACCAAGACGATCAGCCCGATGCTCGGCAAGAAGCCGAACGGCAACCCCGAACTGGTGCTGAACTGGATCACCCCGCACCAGAAGTGGGGCATCCACTCCACGTACTCCGACAACCTGCGGATGCTGACGCTGTCCCGCGGCGGCCCGCACGTATGGATCTCGGAAGTGGAAGCCAAGGCCAACGGCATTCGCGACAACGACTGGGTCGAGGTCTTCAACGTCAACGGCACGCTGACGGCGCGGGTGGTCGTATCGCAGCGCGTTCCGCAAGGGATGTGCCTGATGTACCACGCCCAGGAAAAGATTGTGAACGTGCCTGGGGCCGAGACCAGCGGTATGCGCGGCGGCATCCATAACTCGGTCACCCGCGCGGTGACCAAGCCCACGCACATGATCGGCGGCTATGCGCAACTGGCCTACGGCTTCAACTACTACGGCACCGTCGGTAGCAACCGCGACGAGTTCGTGATCCTGCGCAAGATGAACAAGGTGGACTGGCTCGACCAGCCGCTACGAGAAGAACGTACCCCTGCAAACGAAGCAGAAAAGATCGAAGGAGCAAGGTAA
- the narH gene encoding nitrate reductase subunit beta, giving the protein MKIRAQVAMVLNLDKCIGCHTCSVTCKNVWTSREGVEYAWFNNVETKPGVGFPKEWENQDKWQGGWKRNADGSLTPRQGGKTKILANIFANPNLPQIDDYYEPFTFDYEHLQNAPLMQTPPTARPVSAITGKKMEKIEWGPNWEDDLGGEFDQRSRDKLFEDIQKDMYSTFENTFMMYLPRLCEHCLNPTCVASCPSGSVYKREEDGIVLVDQDKCRGWRMCVSGCPYKKIYFNWQTGKAEKCVFCYPRIEAGQPTVCSETCVGRIRYLGVMLYDADRIEQAASVADERDLYQSQLDVFLDPHDPKIQAEALRQGIPQSWLDAAVKSPVYKMACEWKVAFPLHPEYRTLPMVWYIPPLSPIQSAAESGFMGMNGVIPDVKSLRIPVKYLANLLTAGDVNPVLSALERMLAMRAYKRSESVDGLQDLAVLEQVGLTPAQVEDMYQIMAIANYEDRFVVPSSHKEMAEDSFDEKGSCGFSFGNGCSGGTSDGSLFGTKKPKPEVSYADLPRSRRKAITG; this is encoded by the coding sequence ATGAAGATTCGTGCCCAGGTAGCCATGGTGCTGAACCTCGACAAGTGCATCGGCTGCCATACCTGCTCCGTGACGTGCAAGAACGTATGGACCAGCCGTGAAGGTGTCGAGTACGCATGGTTCAACAACGTCGAGACCAAGCCCGGTGTCGGCTTCCCGAAGGAATGGGAGAACCAGGACAAATGGCAAGGCGGCTGGAAGCGCAATGCCGACGGTAGCCTCACGCCCCGTCAGGGCGGCAAGACAAAGATCCTGGCGAACATCTTCGCCAACCCGAACCTGCCGCAGATCGACGACTACTACGAGCCGTTCACCTTCGACTACGAGCATCTCCAGAATGCCCCGCTGATGCAGACGCCGCCCACGGCGCGTCCCGTATCGGCAATCACCGGCAAGAAGATGGAGAAGATCGAATGGGGTCCGAACTGGGAAGACGACCTCGGGGGCGAGTTCGACCAGCGCAGCCGCGACAAGCTTTTTGAGGACATTCAGAAGGACATGTACTCGACCTTCGAGAACACCTTCATGATGTATTTGCCGCGCCTGTGCGAGCACTGCCTGAACCCTACCTGCGTGGCGTCCTGCCCCTCCGGCTCGGTCTACAAGCGCGAGGAAGACGGCATCGTCCTGGTCGACCAGGACAAGTGCCGCGGCTGGCGCATGTGCGTGTCGGGCTGCCCGTACAAGAAGATCTACTTCAACTGGCAGACCGGCAAGGCCGAAAAGTGCGTGTTCTGCTATCCGCGTATCGAGGCCGGGCAACCGACGGTCTGTTCGGAAACCTGCGTGGGCCGCATCCGCTATCTCGGCGTGATGCTCTATGACGCCGACCGCATCGAACAAGCCGCGTCCGTGGCCGACGAGCGCGATCTGTACCAGTCGCAACTCGACGTCTTCCTCGATCCGCACGATCCTAAGATCCAGGCCGAGGCGCTGCGTCAGGGCATCCCGCAAAGCTGGCTGGACGCCGCGGTCAAGTCGCCGGTCTACAAGATGGCCTGCGAGTGGAAGGTGGCCTTCCCGCTGCACCCGGAATACCGCACGCTGCCGATGGTCTGGTACATCCCGCCGCTCTCGCCGATCCAGTCGGCCGCGGAATCGGGCTTCATGGGCATGAACGGCGTGATCCCGGACGTGAAGAGCCTGCGCATTCCGGTCAAGTACCTCGCAAACCTGCTGACCGCAGGCGATGTGAATCCGGTGCTGTCCGCGCTGGAACGCATGCTGGCGATGCGCGCATACAAGCGCTCTGAATCGGTGGACGGCCTGCAGGACCTGGCCGTGCTCGAACAGGTGGGGCTGACGCCCGCGCAGGTCGAGGACATGTACCAGATCATGGCCATCGCCAACTACGAGGACCGCTTCGTCGTGCCGTCGTCCCACAAGGAAATGGCGGAAGACAGCTTCGACGAGAAGGGAAGCTGCGGTTTCAGCTTCGGCAACGGCTGCTCGGGTGGCACGTCGGACGGCTCGCTGTTCGGCACGAAGAAGCCCAAGCCAGAAGTGTCGTACGCCGACTTGCCGCGCTCGCGCCGCAAGGCCATCACCGGTTAA
- the narJ gene encoding nitrate reductase molybdenum cofactor assembly chaperone, which translates to MPIHQVLSTLLCYPEQEWLDSLEEANLALVEWPQARDMLAPLLDELRSRPLIELQENYVATFDRSPSHSLHLFEHVHGESRDRGQAMVDLIDEYRRDGFEPLETELPDYVPLFLEYLGALSLDGKEERAEQLLGDAIHVLAAIGDRLARKESPYAAVFRVLRTLTDVQPVAQQDPPVRDMDEAMETFGPGADGVEPLLGVKPAVDVITFHKRAAPSPRP; encoded by the coding sequence ATGCCCATTCATCAGGTGCTCAGCACCCTGCTCTGCTACCCCGAACAGGAATGGCTCGACAGCCTCGAGGAAGCCAACCTCGCGCTGGTCGAATGGCCGCAGGCGCGGGACATGCTGGCGCCGCTGCTCGACGAGCTGCGCAGCCGGCCGCTGATCGAGCTGCAGGAAAACTACGTCGCCACGTTCGATCGCAGCCCGTCCCACTCGCTGCATCTGTTCGAGCATGTGCATGGCGAAAGCCGCGACCGCGGCCAGGCCATGGTCGACCTGATCGACGAGTACCGTCGTGACGGCTTCGAGCCGCTGGAGACCGAACTTCCCGACTACGTGCCGCTGTTCCTGGAGTATCTCGGCGCGTTGTCGCTCGATGGCAAGGAGGAGCGCGCGGAGCAGTTGCTCGGTGACGCGATCCACGTGCTGGCCGCCATCGGCGACCGCCTGGCCCGCAAGGAAAGTCCATATGCCGCCGTCTTCAGGGTGCTGCGCACGCTGACCGATGTGCAGCCCGTCGCGCAGCAGGATCCTCCGGTGCGTGACATGGATGAAGCCATGGAAACGTTCGGCCCCGGCGCCGATGGCGTGGAACCGCTGCTTGGCGTGAAACCAGCCGTCGACGTGATCACGTTCCACAAGCGCGCCGCGCCGTCCCCTCGCCCGTGA
- the narI gene encoding respiratory nitrate reductase subunit gamma — protein MNLVHQFIFGIYPYIAAAIFLFGSLARFEREQYTWKSDSSQMLYRGNLRTGNILFHVGILGLFFGHLVGLLTPVVVWDTLGVSHGLKQAIAMSAGGVMGTMCLAGLLILLHRRLTNARVSAVTRFGDKVLLLWLLVTLLLGLSTIFESASHMDGHMMVQLMTWAQHVVTLRADAASYVAEAPLLFKAHLFMGISLFAIFPFTRLVHVWSGFASVTYLGRAWQLVRGR, from the coding sequence ATGAACCTGGTCCATCAATTTATCTTCGGGATCTATCCCTACATCGCAGCCGCCATCTTCCTGTTCGGCAGCCTGGCGCGCTTCGAGCGCGAGCAGTACACCTGGAAGTCGGACAGTTCGCAGATGCTCTATCGCGGTAACCTGCGCACCGGCAACATCCTGTTCCACGTGGGCATCCTTGGCCTGTTCTTCGGCCATCTCGTCGGCCTGCTGACGCCGGTCGTGGTGTGGGACACGCTTGGCGTGTCGCATGGCCTCAAGCAGGCCATCGCCATGAGCGCCGGCGGCGTCATGGGCACGATGTGCCTGGCCGGCCTGCTGATCCTGCTGCATCGTCGCCTGACCAACGCACGCGTGTCCGCCGTCACGCGCTTCGGTGACAAGGTCCTGCTGCTGTGGCTGCTGGTCACGCTGCTACTGGGTCTGTCGACGATCTTCGAGTCGGCCAGCCATATGGACGGCCACATGATGGTGCAACTGATGACCTGGGCGCAGCACGTCGTCACGCTGCGCGCGGATGCCGCCAGCTATGTGGCCGAGGCCCCGCTGCTCTTCAAGGCGCACCTGTTCATGGGCATCTCGCTGTTCGCGATCTTCCCGTTCACGCGACTGGTGCACGTCTGGAGCGGCTTTGCCTCGGTGACCTACCTGGGACGCGCCTGGCAACTCGTCCGGGGCCGGTAA
- a CDS encoding carbonic anhydrase, with protein sequence MHEIERLLKGFERFQRRYFEARPELFDALRTGQKPQTLLIGCSDSRVDPGLLLDCDPGELFTVRNVANLVPPCGDGASGRLHGVSAAIQFAVEQLHVVRIIVMGHAGCGGIRALLAHPQNDDTNAPQDFIGPWVRIAGPARRMVEQTLPNASPAERQRACEQAAILVSLRNLESFPFVREACERGALTLHGWYFDLQAGALLAYSERADDFLPLVCPLTPEARPHRQPSNRPSIDSGQAEMLGS encoded by the coding sequence ATGCACGAGATCGAACGTCTGCTCAAGGGCTTCGAACGGTTCCAGCGGCGCTACTTCGAGGCCAGGCCGGAACTCTTCGATGCCCTGCGCACGGGCCAGAAGCCTCAGACGCTGCTGATCGGCTGTAGCGATTCGCGCGTGGACCCGGGCCTGCTGCTCGACTGCGACCCGGGAGAGCTGTTCACGGTGCGCAACGTCGCCAACCTCGTACCGCCGTGCGGGGATGGCGCCAGCGGGCGGCTCCACGGTGTCTCGGCGGCGATCCAGTTCGCCGTGGAGCAACTGCATGTGGTCCGCATCATCGTGATGGGCCACGCTGGATGTGGCGGCATCCGTGCTTTGCTGGCCCATCCGCAAAACGACGATACGAACGCGCCGCAGGACTTTATCGGGCCCTGGGTCCGCATTGCAGGCCCTGCCCGGCGCATGGTCGAGCAGACGCTGCCCAACGCCAGTCCCGCGGAACGGCAGCGCGCATGCGAACAAGCGGCGATCCTGGTGTCGCTGCGCAATCTCGAGAGTTTTCCGTTCGTCCGCGAGGCCTGCGAGCGCGGTGCGCTCACGCTGCATGGCTGGTACTTCGACCTCCAGGCGGGCGCGCTGCTGGCCTACTCGGAACGTGCAGACGACTTCCTGCCGCTGGTCTGCCCTCTGACACCTGAGGCGCGCCCGCATCGTCAACCGTCGAATCGCCCCAGCATTGACAGCGGTCAAGCCGAAATGCTGGGTTCTTAA
- a CDS encoding c-type cytochrome — translation MPTLRWICIPILSCIAATAIAAEPPAAAPTPARQAELFRLLRDDCGACHGMTLQGGLGSPLTAAALADKPRDGLVATVLQGRPGTAMPPWRPFMTQDEARWLIDRLQSGQVPAVPKP, via the coding sequence ATGCCAACCCTGCGCTGGATCTGCATTCCCATCCTTTCGTGTATTGCCGCCACGGCTATCGCCGCCGAGCCACCGGCAGCCGCCCCGACGCCTGCCAGACAAGCCGAGCTCTTCCGCCTGCTACGCGATGACTGCGGCGCCTGTCATGGCATGACGCTGCAGGGAGGGCTCGGATCACCGCTGACGGCTGCGGCGCTAGCCGACAAACCGCGCGACGGACTCGTCGCCACGGTGCTTCAGGGCAGGCCGGGAACCGCGATGCCGCCGTGGCGGCCATTCATGACACAGGACGAAGCACGATGGTTGATCGATCGACTCCAATCCGGGCAAGTGCCCGCCGTACCGAAACCATGA